A DNA window from Plodia interpunctella isolate USDA-ARS_2022_Savannah chromosome 12, ilPloInte3.2, whole genome shotgun sequence contains the following coding sequences:
- the LOC128674323 gene encoding loricrin-like, with product MKFTVAFIAILSISSTWAIEVNKVEDLKDKREAPVGYASQGIPTHSYQSPIGHDGANSISVGAGYSVGGAKPSYSFGGHSAAPLQFASEGLQPSGHATIKLPPITLQPSHGLAAGDLSQLMNQISQSINSGALNLQSAGGGESYGYAQAAPQEHGAQELSLPQYTFGAPKLQQYTFPDQPQVASPPSYAAGTKGLGSYGSTGPVLFTPSDSQNNAASLQNYAPSSGQSLEGLGAALSLGAAPSSGHNYGGALIPAHSLGEGAISLGGSGHNFGGAVQSLGGGGLSLGGSGHSLGGSGLSLGRHSVGASYSLGGSGHSLGGLSLGSSGNSYGGSYKNLLPSKGSFKPSAYIGSSIQGDASHGLSSFSGSHGAPSFGSYSSGGHGGLSLASLSHGSSLGGHGSSLGGHGASLGGHGNAFGGSSGKYLASFAPSKSEGFGNLESVASFGSSGHSSSPGNSYYSPSSYSHSNNAHSASSSSPKYYVPSKYSSSFGEGSSSYKSPSGHGAYSSFSSGPKYSYGRQNRYPHVKDIEGSYSENSYNTIKYSEELKPRA from the exons ATGAAATTTACG GTTGCATTCATTGCCATTCTGAGTATAAGCTCAACATGGGCTATAGAAGTCAACAAGGTTGAAGACCTAAAAGACAAAAGAGAAGCTCCCGTCGGCTATGCATCACAGGGCATACCAACTCACAGTTACCAATCCCCAATCGGGCATGATGGCGCCAATTCCATCAGTGTTGGTGCTGGCTACAGCGTGGGAGGTGCCAAGCCATCTTACAGCTTTGGCGGCCACTCCGCGGCGCCACTCCAGTTTGCATCTGAAGGCCTACAACCCAGCGGCCATGCTACAATCAAGCTTCCTCCCATCACTCTTCAACCAAGCCACGGGCTAGCTGCTGGTGACCTTTCTCAGCTCATGAATCAAATTTCTCAAAGCATCAACTCTGGCGCTCTCAACCTTCAATCAGCCGGAGGTGGTGAATCTTACGGGTACGCGCAAGCTGCTCCTCAAGAACATGGCGCACAAGAATTATCTCTTCCTCAATACACATTTGGAGCCCCGAAACTGCAACAGTATACGTTTCCAGACCAACCACAAGTAGCAAGTCCACCATCTTACGCAGCTGGCACCAAAGGCCTCGGGTCTTACGGCTCTACTGGCCCAGTCCTTTTCACTCCTTCCGACTCCCAAAATAATGCCGCGTCTTTGCAGAATTATGCTCCTAGCTCTGGACAATCACTTGAAGGGTTAGGGGCTGCTTTGTCATTAGGCGCTGCTCCCAGTTCGGGTCATAACTATGGCGGTGCTTTGATTCCCGCACACTCCCTCGGTGAGGGTGCTATCTCTCTCGGTGGATCTGGACATAACTTCGGTGGAGCTGTACAGTCTCTCGGAGGAGGTGGTCTCTCTCTGGGTGGATCTGGACATTCATTAGGCGGATCTGGACTCTCCCTGGGTAGACATTCTGTAGGCGCCTCTTATTCTCTGGGAGGTTCCGGACATTCTCTAGGCGGACTATCGTTAGGTAGCTCCGGTAACTCGTACGGTGGGTCTTACAAAAATTTGTTGCCAAGTAAGGGATCTTTCAAGCCATCTGCATACATAGGATCGTCTATTCAAGGTGATGCTAGCCATGGATTGTCAAGCTTTTCTGGTTCTCACGGAGCTCCATCATTTGGTAGTTACAGCAGCGGAGGACACGGTGGTTTATCCCTTGCATCATTGAGTCATGGATCAAGCCTAGGTGGACACGGATCTAGTCTTGGAGGCCACGGAGCGAGCCTTGGTGGTCACGGAAATGCCTTCGGGGGATCGTCGGGAAAATATCTGGCGTCGTTTGCTCCTTCGAAATCCGAAGGCTTTGGTAACTTAGAGTCCGTCGCTAGCTTTGGTTCAAGTGGACACTCATCTTCTCCTGGTAACTCTTACTACTCACCTTCGTCATATAGCCACTCTAACAATGCACACTCTGCATCTTCCTCCAGTCCAAAATACTATGTGCCGTCGAAATATTCTTCTAGCTTCGGCGAAGGCAGCTCGTCGTATAAATCTCCTAGTGGCCATGGAGCTTACAGTTCCTTCTCTTCTGGACCAAAATACAGTTATGGACGCCAAAACCGTTATCCTCATGTCAAGGACATCGAAGGATCTTATAGTGAAAATTCTTATAATACGATCAAATACAGCGAGGAGCTAAAACCGCGcgcttaa
- the LOC128674377 gene encoding uncharacterized protein LOC128674377, which produces MPKDQSSSRSSRSEMKSKSDQNVKVCKKGEQASTCPKVSSKVRRNMERVEMLARPNARRLRSLWDEKCSILSPARRDKIKSALEEDYFLSPEQTEQYFQAYGTKLWSSPGGMAMRSQVGGDKSKEIRQRQKWLINFSAQVAYSLCDYIAKGQKEMLVSNRLRSIADVVLERVADILGEPKPSRTHPGRLARFMVAISDRIAVWIENAVYRADALEPRESNVDEHIRLDTEKPIIC; this is translated from the exons ATGCCGAAAGACCAGTCTTCCTCTAGGAGTTCTAGAAGCGAAATGAAGTCGAAATCAgatcaaaatgtaaaagtgtGTAAGAAGGGTGAACAAG CATCAACATGCCCCAAAGTGTCCTCGAAAGTGCGGCGCAATATGGAGCGAGTGGAGATGCTCGCTCGTCCCAACGCTCGCCGGCTGCGCTCTTTGTGGGACGAAAAGTGCAGCATTCTGTCTCCGGCCAGGAGGGACAAGATCAAGAGTGCCCTAGAGGAGGACTACTTTCTGAGCCCTGA ACAAACGGAGCAGTACTTTCAAGCATACGGCACGAAGCTGTGGTCGAGCCCCGGCGGCATGGCCATGAGGAGCCAGGTCGGCGGCGACAAGTCCAAAGAGATACGGCAGCGGCAGAAGTGGCTCATCAACTTTAGTGCACAG GTGGCGTACAGTCTCTGCGACTACATAGCGAAGGGTCAGAAAGAGATGTTGGTCTCAAACAGACTTCGAAGCATCGCTGATGTGGTCTTGGAGAGGGTTGCCGACATATTGG GCGAGCCGAAGCCGTCGCGCACGCACCCGGGCCGCCTGGCGCGGTTCATGGTGGCGATATCTGATCGCATCGCGGTCTGGATCGAGAATGCCGTGTATCGAGCCGATGCCTTGGAGCCCAGGGAGTCCAACGTGGACGAGCATATCCGGCTGGATACCGAGAAACCCATTATTTGCTAA
- the mldr gene encoding mitochondrial ribonuclease P catalytic subunit: MSLGRYRYRWAILIEVTMTTTFMTSTLAWHVVFNPFMKTFHVNVYFLYLFSYFIYKPIFKFINDKIMYRSIFRTVNATCISYNLSVRCVKKAAVVISGRYATDQISFLQAEIDNTVKDWASLKSDTLTIPGSINEKNIDAIILKVMVTSKKFEAATSFAEYLKQPKKELTIGVKNGLLSLYYELAKIRNLTEEEKKFILLSYNKLYTKYKVLDTITCERLLHALCAINEYKKADKVLRDIHLSGKPTHSAYSTLIAALFRNNKNTEAMKLIDESVNMNRPLRHDAYESWINYVLRKYKDKKSILKCLEDICQHVSKNLVTLNTQSAEIFYRMYSSAGWNVDYTRFRKQDGQCIICKERLTPLKLSDEEFLKLQKVIKEKLIVGSDLFLKTSPEELQRFTQFVEKTGPYDIVLDALNIAFSARGGSRDKLVVLHAVVDRFRQKKLKILVLGRKHMMTWQRRSIQELTSKACCFFTDDLTQDDPYFITAAILSGAHTDIVSKDLLRGHRFKLQDDELGIIFRRWQWQHQWMVFINKFGKLIFQEPLKLDPYPQKNASSWHIPYQKEQDEDTAYFNDGTPNLDSWLCLRPRIKC, from the exons ATGTCGCTTGGACGATACCGGTACCGATGGGCGATACTCATTGAGGTGACAATGACAACTACTTTTATGACATCGACATTGGCATGGCACGTAGTTTTCAATCCATTCATGAAAACCTTTCACGTAAATGTCtactttctttatttattcagttattttatttacaaaccaatatttaagtttattaatgataaaattatgtaccgTTCCATATTCCGCACTGTAAACGCAACATGTATTTCat ATAACTTGAGTGTGCGATGTGTAAAAAAAGCTGCGGTGGTGATTAGCGGCAGATATGCCACAGACCAGATTAGTTTCCTCCAGGCCGAAATAGACAATACCGTTAAAGACTGGGCGTCTTTGAAGTCTGACACATTGACAATCCCTGGCTCAATTAATGAGAAGAACATTGATGCAATCATTCTTAAAGTTATGGTTACTTCAAAGAAATTTGAAGCGGCTACTTCGTTTGCCGAATACCTTAAACAGCCCAAAAAGGAGTTAACTATTGGTGTAAAAAATGGTCTGTTATCTCTTTACTATGAATTAGCTAAAATCCGTAATCTTACAGAAGAGGAgaaaaaattcattttgttaagttacaacaagttgtatactaaatataaagtGTTAGATACAATTACATGTGAGCGTCTATTGCATGCTTTGTGTGCAATTAATGAATATAAGAAGGCTGACAAAGTCCTTCGCGATATACATCTAAGTGGTAAACCAACACATTCAGCATACAGTACATTAATAGCTGCACTATTTAGAAATAACAAGAATACTGAAGCAATGAAGTTGATTGATGAAAGTGTAAATATGAATAGGCCATTAAGACATGATGCTTATGAAAGTTGGATAAACTATGTGCTTAGAAAGTATAAAGATAAgaaatctatattaaaatgtctaGAAGATATATGTCAACATGTTTCAAAAAATTTGGTCACCTTGAATACTCAATCtgctgaaatattttatagaatgtaTTCTAGTGCTGGTTGGAATGTGGATTACACAAGATTTAGGAAACAAGA TGGACAGTGCATCATATGTAAAGAAAGACTCACACCTCTAAAGCTATCTGATGAGGAATTTCTAAAACTGCAAAAAGTAATCAAAGAAAAGCTGATTGTAGGATCTGatttatttctgaaaacaTCCCCTGAAGAGTTACAACGGTTCACACAATTTGTAGAGAAAACTGGACCTTATGACATTGTATTAGATGCTTTGAACATAGCGTTTTCTGCCAGAGGTGGTTCAAGAGATAAATTGGTTGTATTGCATGCTGTTGTTGACCGTTTTCGTCAGAAGAAATTGAAGATATTAGTACTGGGGCGGAAGCATATGATGACCTGGCAGAGACGGAGTATTCAGGAGTTAACCAGTAAAGCTTGCTGTTTCTTCACCGATGACTT AACTCAAGATGATCCGTATTTCATAACAGCTGCAATATTGAGTGGTGCGCATACGGACATAGTTTCAAAGGACTTGTTGAGAGGTCACAGGTTCAAACTGCAAGATGATGAGCTCGGGATTATATTTAGAAGATGGCAATGGCAACACCAGTGGATggtgtttataaataaatttgggaAGCTAATATTCCAG GAACCTCTGAAGCTGGACCCGTACCCTCAGAAGAATGCTTCGAGCTGGCACATACCCTATCAGAAGGAACAAGATGAAGACACTGCATATTTCAATGATGGTACTCCTAACTTGGACAGCTGGCTTTGTTTGAGACCtagaataaaatgttga
- the LOC128674122 gene encoding macro domain-containing protein PG1779-like, translated as MLLPMKLSNYCARCYNKSLERSVLIHQTRFYSLPKMNTDPAWKVEKERILSLPLEEKRKLYKASDFIIVDKVDPWKKYVDLLKTKGIALKKHNQDDVKEFKKIKIDKEKNQELFHKVSIFKGDITKLEVDAIVNAANSRLIGGGGVDGAIHRAAGPFLQAECNSLGGCPTGEAKVTEGYNLPAKYVIHTVGPQDGSETKLQSCYENCLSLAKQLELRSIAFPCISTGIYNFPNRLAAHIALRTARKFLEHNDVERIIFCTFMPVDVELYETLMQSYFPPEVYD; from the exons ATGTTGTTGCCGATGAAGTTATCGAATTACTGCGCAAGGTGCTACAATAAATCACTTGAACGAAGTGTTTTGATTCATCAAACTCGTTTTTATTCGTTACCTAAAATGAATACCGATCCTGCATGGAAGGTCGAAAAAGAAAGGATTCTCTCCTTGCCCCTGGAGGAGAAGCGCAAGTTATACAAAGcgagtgattttattattgttgacAAAGTAGATCCCTGGAAGAAATACGTAGATTTGCTAAAGACTAAGGGCATTGCGcttaaaaaacataatcagGATGATGTGAAAGAGTTCAAGAAGATAAAAATTGATAAGGAAAAGAACCAAGAGCTCTTTCACAAGGTGTCAATTTTCAAAGGAGATATTACTAAGTTGGAG GTTGATGCAATAGTCAATGCTGCCAACTCGCGATTGATTGGTGGTGGAGGTGTTGATGGGGCCATACATAGAGCTGCTGGTCCGTTCCTTCAG gctGAGTGCAATAGTTTGGGAGGCTGTCCAACCGGAGAAGCAAAAGTGACTGAAGGATACAACTTACCAGCTAAAT atgTGATACATACAGTTGGCCCACAAGACGGGTCGGAAACAAAACTGCAATCGTGTTATGAAAATTGCTTGTCGCTCGCAAAACAACTCGAACTTCGCTCCATAGCTTTCCCTTGCATCTCCACAGGCATATACAACTTTCCTAACAGGCTTGCTGCGCACATTGCCTTACGCACTGCCAGGAAATTCCTGGAACACAATGATGTGGAGAGGATCATCTTTTGCACATTCATGCCGGTCGATGTTGAGCTTTATGAGACATTGATGCAATCATACTTTCCCCCTGAAGTTTATGATTAA
- the crn gene encoding protein crooked neck has product MESKTTKMPKVAKVKNKAPAEIQITAEQLLREAKERDLEILPPPPKQKISDPEELRDYQHRKRKAFEDNIRKNRLVIGNWLKYAQWEESQKQVQRARSIYERALDVDHRNVTLWLKYTEMEMRNRQVNHARNLWDRAVTILPRVSQFWYKYTYMEEMLENVAGARQVFERWMEWQPDEQAWQTYINFELRYKELERARQIYERFVMVHPDVKNWIKYARFEENHGFINGARKVYERAVEFFGDEELDERLFIAFAKFEENQKEHDRARVIYKYALDHIPKDKNKELYKAYTIHEKKYGDRSGIEDVIVNKRKYMYEQEVIENPTNYDAWFDYIRLVENESNPEDIRDTYERAIANVPPSKDKQFWRRYIYLWINYALYEELEAEDIERTRQVYRTCLELIPHKIFTFSKIWLMYAQFEVRCKDLKQARKTLGMALGMCPRDKLYRGYIDLEIQLREFDRCRILYQKFLEYGPENCITWIKFAELETLLGDIDRARAIYEIAVGQQRLDMPELLWKSYIDFEVSQGETERARQLYERLLERTVHVKVWLSYAKFELNAENPDNINVELARRVYERANDSLRSAGEKESRVLLLEAWKDFETEIGDEIKLEKVLSKMPRRVKKRQKIVSEGGVEEGWEEVFDYIFPEDEMVRPNLKLLAAAKQWRKQKEVIEPEGEKETGEESEQNQREGEEGTPPQNTDTPPPNNEDSS; this is encoded by the exons atggAAAGTAAAACTACTAAAATGCCTAAAGTGGCAAAG GTAAAGAATAAAGCGCCGGCAGAGATACAAATTACCGCTGAACAACTCCTGAGGGAAGCTAAAGAAAGAGACTTAGAAATTCTTCCACCTCCACCTAAACAGAAGATTTCTGATCCTGAGGAACTCAGAGATTATCAGCATCGCAAAAGAAAAGCTTTTGAAGATAATATTCGTAAGAACAGACTT GTCATAGGAAACTGGTTGAAGTATGCACAATGGGAAGAGTCACAGAAACAGGTGCAGAGAGCCCGTTCCATCTACGAACGGGCTCTGGATGTGGACCACAGAAATGTCACTTTATG GCTGAAGTACACAGAGATGGAGATGCGCAACAGACAAGTAAACCACGCGAGAAACCTCTGGGACCGAGCAGTGACCATCCTTCCAAGAGTTTCCCAGTTTTGGTACAAGTATACTTATATGGAAGAAATGCTAGAAAATGTGGCTGGGGCTAGACAG GTGTTTGAACGCTGGATGGAATGGCAACCAGATGAGCAAGCATGGCAAACATACATCAATTTTGAACTGAGATACAAAGAATTGGAAAGAGCGAGACAGATATACGAAAGGTTTGTAATGGTACATCCTGACGTCAAAAACTGGATCAAATACGCGCGATTTGAAGAAAATCATGGTTTCATCAACGGCGCAAGAAAAGTGTATGAAAGAGCTGTAGAATTCTTTGGAGATGAAGAACTTGATGAAAGACTGTTTATAGcatttgcaaaatttgaagAGAACCAGAAGGAACATGACAGAGCCAGAGTAATATACAAGTATGCTCTTGACCATATACCTAAAGACAAAAATAAGGAGTTGTATAAAGCCTATACaatacatgaaaaaaaatatggtgacAGATCTGGTATTGAAGATGTGattgttaataaaagaaaGTACATGTATGAGCAAGAAGTTATAGAGAACCCAACAAACTATGATGCATGGTTTGATTACATCAGGCTAGTGGAAAACGAAAGTAATCCTGAGGACATAAGGGATACATATGAAAGGGCCATAGCCAACGTACCGCCATCCAAAGACAAACAATTCTGGCGCCGATACATATATTTGTGGATCAACTATGCTTTGTATGAAGAACTAGAGGCAGAAGATATCGAAAGAACTAGACAAGTTTACAGGACTTGCTTAGAATTGATaccacataaaatatttacattttccaaaatatGGCTTATGTATGCACAATTTGAAGTCAGGTGTAAGGATTTGAAACAGGCTCGAAAGACTTTAGGAATGGCATTAGGTATGTGCCCCAGAGACAAATTATACAGAGGGTACATAGACCTGGAAATCCAATTGAGGGAGTTTGACAGATGTCGgattttgtatcaaaaattTTTAGAGTACGGCCCAGAGAACTGCATAACCTGGATAAAGTTTGCAGAATTGGAGACCTTGTTGGGGGATATCGATAGAGCAAGAGCTATATATGAAATAGCTGTGGGACAGCAGAGACTGGACATGCCCGAGCTATTGTGGAAGAGTTACATTGACTTTGAAGTTTCTCAGGGAGAAACAGAGCGTGCCAGGCAGCTCTATGAGAGACTGCTAGAAAGAACTGTCCATGTGAAAGTATGGCTTTCCTATGCCAAATTTGAACTTAATGCTGAAAATCCAGACAACATCAATGTAGAATTAGCTAGAAGAGTGTATGAACGAGCAAATGATAGCCTTAGGAGCGCAGGTGAAAAAGAATCAAGAGTGCTCCTTCTTGAGGCCTGGAAAGATTTCGAAACTGAAATAGGTGATGAGATTAAACTCGAGAAAGTTTTGTCAAAGATGCCTAGGAGAGTTAAAAAGAGACAAAAGATTGTCAGTGAAGGGGGCGTTGAGGAAGGTTGGGAGGAagtatttgattatattttcccAGAGGATGAGATGGTAAGACCTAATTTGAAACTCCTGGCTGCTGCTAAGCAATGGCGAAAACAAAAGGAGGTTATAGAACCAGAGGGGGAGAAAGAGACAGGAGAAGAATCAGAGCAAAATCAAAGAGAAGGTGAAGAAGGAACACCTCCACAAAATACTGACACACCTCCACCGAATAATGAAGAcagtagttaa